The stretch of DNA GAAAAGTTGAGCCTTACTAGATGAATTTGGCTGCATAGCACGGAACCCCTTCTTTCCCAGTGACAGAAGCATTGCTGCTTGACCATATGACATGCCACAGTTCACTGTATAGATATCTGATTTGCAGTACTAATGACAGTTTAAAAACACAAGTGATAAGTTAGATGAATGAAGATCAAGTTTTGGGCAACATACAGACAGATAAGTTACATCAAATTGTTCACCCACTCCCTCCACCCCATATGTGCCTGTTTATGGATAAATACGGGTGGCTTTGTTCATATcacattttttattttaaaactcaactaaggcAGGCAGTGCTAGCACAAACATTAAACTACATACATGACAAACATAAGTAACATAAAAGTCTAGTTATACTTACTGCCATTGTGTCAGCGATGGCATATGCCTCTGTTTCAGAACCAACAGTCTCCATCTTCTCATTCTGGGCAAAGTATGGCGAGAGAGAATCAGCATGGCACATTAACATAGTATAAAGTGTATGCATGGTCAACAAATGGGATGCCACCAGATTTCACATCCCTGTATTATACATTCTTGGTTGACTACTGCTCAGGAACACATCATTTATTGCATTTGGCCAGTGTCAGATAATTCTCTGGATTAGTCATATCAATGATCCCATTTTATGTTTGCAATTTGAAAGTTGGATAAATCATAATGAGAAAAACCAAATACATTATCCTTACTTTAGGAAGATTGTGCCATCATTTGCAGAGATATGATGCAGCAGAACAAACCTAATAGTTTATAATCATTTGGAGCTTTCCCACCAGACTATTGGCAGTAACATTTTTTTCTTTTGAGATGTAGACTATTTGCAACACATAATGCGTAGATGCATTTTTTTTATGATGCTGGTGTCCAGGTCAGCTGTGCATGTAATAACTTATTTATGTGTACATGAATACTTTATTTAAGCATGTACATTAGGCAACACATAGGCAGGGGTAATGCTTTTCTTGAGGAACGCTTTtattgagccgagagtctatcgaaaaCACCATCTCTACCTCCACAAAGTAGGGATAAGGTTtgtgtacacattaccctccctaAACCCCACACTATGGAAATACACTGGGTATATAGTTGTTTGTTGTTGTAGCATCCATATCTAAATTTTTCCGAGATTAACTATTATGAACCGTCCATCTGTGAGTGTTCATGAATGTATGCAAGTATGCAGATGGATGCAAACCTATTCAAGTCTATTACGCATAATTCATTTGCAAACGTGAGGGATTTAATCATACAGTACACAAATAAGACTCACAAATCTCTATGTGCAATCCCCACCATGTATCATCCTAAAAGATCAATCATCCAACCCTTGCTATAACTGTGTCATTGACAACTCATATTCTCCTCCAATTAAGGAACCAAAATGAAAGGTGAGCTAGATGAATTATTCTAGCTTCCATATATTACCTTGTTCCAAAAATTAAATGTACTCGGAGAAAAAAAAATTGGAGGAAAACTGTCTTACCTGTGTGCCTGATGAGTTTATATATAGGTATATAGGCTTTGATGGATTGTCATAATCCAACCACATAAACTGAGCAACAAGAAGCTCTGTAACAGCTGGTACAATCTGTGGCAATCAAACGATACCAAGATGAGAATCAAGATGAGAATCAGGATAAGAACAGTGCAAATGTAAAATGCATGCAACCAGTTAAAGGGAGGCAAGATCCAGGAAAAGGTAAGTACAGGCATGCCCAGATAGACAATTCGAGCGTCTAAAAGCAAAGATGGCAAATCAGGAGGCGCAGTTCGAGGTCTTCCAGATCCTCTTGCTCCTCCACGGTACATGCTGACGCTCATGCTGTATTTCGAGGGGCCCCGATCATTCATGCCAGACATACTCCACATTCCACCATTGCTCAGATAGTTATTGGCTGAAGATATACTATCCTGttagaaaaaaatatattaaatgtcTTTTGTACTACGAGATTTTGTAATGGGATATGTAGATGAATTTAACACGATTAACATCATATACCCACTAAAATACGTGGAAACCACGAAACAGGTATTTAAAAAGAACATACCTCAGTGACACTTTCTGACTGTCGCCGGACTGGGTTATCTTCTGTCATGAACATATCCATCTGTGAAGGACTAAGGCCGTAAAGATACTGAGGGGCGCTTTTATAGTTGTCTTGTACTACAAAAAGATAATATACATGATTACGAGCAGAAGCTGAAGAACAAAAATTCAAGCAAAATAATCACAAATAATAGGAAATTTCAAAACATAACGAGAGAAGTAAATTGAAAAACTAGAGTAGAGAAGAATAACGAAACTGCTGTAAGAGTGCAAAGGACCATTTCATAAATGCCTTCACTTGAATGATGACCATAGAGAGCTTAAACATTAGTTCTTTTTCCACTTAAAAACACATAAAGTAATTCCTTACTCCTCTACCCCCTTGATTCATGTGTTTTTTCATCAAATAAATATGTGCTTGAATTTCATTTAGCCTATATAGAGACACCAATACCCTCACTCAAAACAATTGCAAGGTAAAATATATATAACATGTTATAATCCATATGTATAAAGAGCCTGTCTCGTGCCATGAGTTAGCTGCTATAGGTttgcttttttttctttcctGCAAATATATACCCATATACGTGTGTACTGAATCAATAACTTTTTCTACAGCAGAAATATGGACTATCCTTTTTCAGTGAAAAACTATGATAAGTACAAACATAGGGCTATCCTTTGTAATTGGGTGCTAACTCCTAATTGAGTTACCAGCTCTTTTCTACTCTTTCTTGCTTAATAAGTGAGCTCACGTTTTATGCAAAGATATAATGGTAAACAATTCACGTATAAAATACCACTTCCTTGACTATTCTCAACAGTTTCGCATTTCAATCTCACCGATTAACCAATCTGTTTTTTAAAAGCCAAATTAGGGATACATATTTGAACTTATTCATTTAAAAAAGGAGGAAATTAATGGAAATAGGAAAAGGGCACTTACGTCCATCTTTGAGATTTTCCTGTCTGAATTTTTGGGGTATATGGTCCAAAGACTTAGCTACCGGAGACCTGTAACAATAACCTCGAACGCCGTTTGGCCTGCGACTGTGAACAGAAATTGCAAAGGAGAAATTGGGACTGGATATGAAAGTTGATTTACCAGAACCCAGCTCGCGATTTTGAGTAACCGGCGAGCTAGAAAGCGGAGAGAGAAGCAAAGAAGAAGCCATGGTTACTTTTTTGTTTTTGCTCTTCGCACTTCTGGTTGGAATAGTGTAGATGAGAAGTCGAAGTTATGGTGATCCTGAGCTGCACACGAAGTTTGCTTATCACCTAAATGGGCCGGATTGGAGGACCTGCAGCCCAAAAGAAGCCCAATCCGTCTGTTGTAGTTTCCAATTTTATCGTCTCCTTTCTTTTCCTCAAATGCATGGT from Nicotiana tomentosiformis chromosome 11, ASM39032v3, whole genome shotgun sequence encodes:
- the LOC104109337 gene encoding ATP-dependent Clp protease proteolytic subunit-related protein 1, chloroplastic, which translates into the protein MASSLLLSPLSSSPVTQNRELGSGKSTFISSPNFSFAISVHSRRPNGVRGYCYRSPVAKSLDHIPQKFRQENLKDGLQDNYKSAPQYLYGLSPSQMDMFMTEDNPVRRQSESVTEDSISSANNYLSNGGMWSMSGMNDRGPSKYSMSVSMYRGGARGSGRPRTAPPDLPSLLLDARIVYLGMPIVPAVTELLVAQFMWLDYDNPSKPIYLYINSSGTQNEKMETVGSETEAYAIADTMAYCKSDIYTVNCGMSYGQAAMLLSLGKKGFRAMQPNSSTKLYLPKVSKSSGAVIDMWIKAKELDANTEYYLELLAKGIGKPKEEIEKDIQRPKYLRAQEAIDYGIADKIIDSRDNAFEKRNYDEILAQSRAMRKSGPGAQAAPSGFR